The nucleotide window TGAAGAGCCAGGGTTTTTTGAGGCCCCCGTTTGGGTGGTTGCTTGGGGGGGATTTCCCCAGATGTGGTTGTCTCGCCTCGCTTGTGAGCTGCCCattctgctgctgcttcgcCTCGTTTGCGTTCTGCCTGCTGCGCATCTCCAAGACCTCCAGCTCCGTGTCTATCAAATCCAGCATGTTGAGCGTTTGCAGGCATTTGCACTTTATGAGGGACAGGCACGCCTCCCTaagttcctcctcctccaagTCCTCATCAAAGCAGCAGAGGTTACAATTAGGAGAGGTACCTTTCTTCAccttcattttaataatattattatagaaTTCTTGAAACTTCTTTTCATCTTTGgctcttttaattttgatgTTTCTCCTGTTGATCGCCTCCGATGTGTCTCCCAACTGATCGAGGAGGTAATCGTCCACTGGGGCTATGCGGTACATACTCACAAGGTTAACGAATTCGCCGAAAAACAATTTTGAGTCCTTCAATCGGTCGCTTCTAATTTGAATGTTAATTGTTTCGTAGCTTAGGGCCCCCAGGATGTAGGGGATAAACAAGAACCTTAAATGCTTGGTGTTGATGTCATctgcctcttcatttttggagaaaatgtCCGACGAGCTGATGTACTTTGCGAAGATTTTAAATGCGTAGATGAGCTCGTCTATAATTTCGTCTTTGTTGTTTATCACTTCCTTGGGGGGGGTCGGTACTGTGTGGGTGCCGTGGAGCTCTGCGAATTGGAggaactcctttttgcgGAAGAGGGACTCGTACGTGCTGGGTTGCTTGCTGTTCTTCAGAACGTAGTCGTCGAAGAGGAGGTACAGCTCGTCGTACAGGGCTGTCGCGTCGCGCGGCCCCCCCATCGTGCCGCGCGGTTGGCAACTTCAGCGGCGTCGGCGGCGTTGGCGGATTACTGCGCGAGCTGCGGGTCAGTTCGCCGCCTTAACGTTTAGGCTTCGGCAACTGCAGCTTCGCAGCTTCTTCGCCACTTCGCTACTTCGCTACTTCGCTTCTTCAACTGCTTCACCACTTCAACTCCTtgttgtcctttttttttttttttttttttttcctgggaCTCCCCAACTTGCGGCGCGTAGCCCTTCACACCTGcgggggatttttttctctcgcCAAAGAGGGGCGCAAGACTCTACATGTGAGGCATTCGCCAAGGCGGTTCGAAAGGATGCTCATAAGGAGGTTCGAAATGCGTTTTTCTAAATTGCTCGCAAAGCGGTTTGCCAAACCCTGAGCGTTGGGGAGGActggcccatttttttatccccacGCGGAGCGGCTACAAAACGCACCAACAACAGCGCCGCGgagcaatttaaaaaaaaaaatttcgcaaaGGAGACTTGCGCGAGATGGCAAGTGAGCAGCTGGGgacaggggggaggggtacACCAAACCGTTTGAGAAGAGCCAACGGGGGTGAtcagaaaattaaaatgtcaGCCTTTTTACTTGGCGCGGAGAGGTAGCTGCTTTCGTGCGGAGCGGCAGTATGTCCGTTcgtgttttttcttttccgcatgatttgcttttttttttttttttttttgccgtgTGATTTGCCTCTGTGTGTGCTGAAGTCGTTCCCCCTGTGGACCTGGTTGAGCAGCAGGGCTGGTAGGTAGAGCGCAGGGAATTCGTTCCTTCTCCACCCTCAGTGGTGTGTCCCCCCCTGTTTGTCAATCCAGTTAGGCGGCCTCGAACAACGTGAGGGTATGATCACTACGTATGTGCAACGCCATTTTGGAGGGAAGCATCTCAGTGGAAGAGTCACGTCCTCCTCATTGAGAGATAAGTGGTATGCCATCACATGGGAGGTGCCAACGGGGGGGCGTACATCTGAAGCGGTTGAATGTGGGCATCTCCTTTGGGGAGACACC belongs to Plasmodium vivax chromosome 3, whole genome shotgun sequence and includes:
- a CDS encoding hypothetical protein, conserved (encoded by transcript PVX_096135A) — encoded protein: MGGPRDATALYDELYLLFDDYVLKNSKQPSTYESLFRKKEFLQFAELHGTHTVPTPPKEVINNKDEIIDELIYAFKIFAKYISSSDIFSKNEEADDINTKHLRFLFIPYILGALSYETINIQIRSDRLKDSKLFFGEFVNLVSMYRIAPVDDYLLDQLGDTSEAINRRNIKIKRAKDEKKFQEFYNNIIKMKVKKGTSPNCNLCCFDEDLEEEELREACLSLIKCKCLQTLNMLDLIDTELEVLEMRSRQNANEAKQQQNGQLTSEARQPHLGKSPPSNHPNGGLKKPWLFTIKKNMPPADVTQMRKYYRDLVFTPAHNLPTISLEECAKIEMEYALKGSRGASRGGSTLGSEDERGGQQNGADEDDHYKKSSQEESEKEAMDREWDDWKDMHQKGMGNKNRNVA